In Micromonospora cremea, the genomic window CAGCACGGGCAAGGACGCCACGGCCAAGGACAGCGTGGGCAAGGACGCCACGGCCACGGGTAGCGTGGGCAAGGACGCCACGGCCACGGGTAGCGCGACCAAGGACGGCGCGACGACGGGCGGCACGGACAGGGACAGCGCGACCAAGGACGATGCGGCCAAGGGCAGCGACACGACCGGGGGCGAAAAGGCCGAGGGTGAGAAGGGTGACGACGCCGGCGGTCCGGTGAAGACCGATGGCGAAGCGAAGTCGGCAGGATCCACAGGATCCGAGCGCTGGGAGGCGTTCGCCTCCGCGCCGGAGCCGGTGCCCTCCCTGCTCAGCCGGGCGGCGCGCGCCGTCGGCTGGTTCCTGATCCACGAGTGGACTCTGGCGAGCCTCGGCGCGCTGGCGCTGGCCGTGCTGATGACCTGGCCGACGCTGCGCTACCCGCGCTACACCCTTCCGCAGGACTACTGGGACCCCAGCCTGCAGGCCTGGCAGATGGCCTGGTCGGGGCACATCCTGCTGACCGAGCCGGCGCGCCTGTGGCAGTCCAACACGTTCTTCCCCGAGCTGTGGAGCTTCGCGTTCTCCGACACCCTGCTCGGCTACGCCCCGGCCGGGATGCTCGGCAGCGGCCCCGAGGACGCGGTGCTGCGCTACAACATCATGTTCGTGCTGGCGCACGCCCTCGCCACCCTCGGGGCGTACGCGCTGGCCCGGCAGCTCGGCGCGGGCCGGATCGGCGCCGCGGTCGCCGGCGTCGCCTACACCTACGCGCCGTGGTTGCTGGCCCAGGCCGGGCACCTGCACGTGCTCTCCAACGGCGGGATCCCGCTGGCGCTGGCCATGCTGGCGCGCGGGCACGGCTGGTCGCTGCGGCACGGCTACCGGCCCGAGCGCCGGCACGACGGCTGGGTCTACGCCGGCTGGCTGGTCGCGGCCTGGCAACTGAGCCTCGGTTTCGGCATCGGTCTGCCGTTCGCGTACTTCCTGGCCGGCGCGATGCTGGTCGCGGTCGTTCTCTTCTACGCGCGGCGGCTCCGCACCGGCCAGGCCCCGCCGTTCGGCCGCCGGATGCTCGTCGCGAACCTGGTCGGCGGGATGCTTTTCGCCGGGGTGGGTCTGCTGATGGCGATCCCGTACTTCAAGGTCACCCAGCTGCACCCGTACGCCGAGCGCACGATCGGCGACATCAGCATCTTCTCGCCGCCGGCGTCCGGTTTCGTGACCGCGCCCGCGGAGTCGCGGATCTGGGGCGGGCTGCACGAGGGCGCCCGAGCGGCACTGCCGTGGCACCCGGAGATGACCCTGCTGCCGGGCTTCGTGCTCTACGCGCTGGCCGCCGGCGGGCTGTTCTTCTCGGTCTGGCGGCTGCGGCACCGGCTGCTGCTGCTCGTCGGGGTGCTGGTGACCATGGCCTTCGCGATGGGCACCCGCTTCTTCGACGGCAGTTTCACCTACGTCCCGCTCTTCGAGCACGCACCGGGCTGGAACGCGCTGCGTACCCCGGGCCGTTTGATGCTCTGGACCACGCTGCTGCTCGCCCTGCTCGCCGCGGGCGCGGTCACCGCCCTCACCGAACGGGTCCGCGAGCTGGCCGCGCAGCGGATCCCGTCCTGGCCGGGGCCGTGGCTGCGCCTGGCCACCCTGCTGCCGCTGCTGCTGGTCGCCGTCGAGGGCCTGAACACCACCCCGCATCCGGTGGTGCCGACCCAACCGGCCGCGCTGCGCACGGTGGAGGGGCCGCTGCTGGTGCTGCCCAGCAACCAGAGCCTGGACCAGCACGTGATGCTCTGGTCCACCAGCCGGTTCCCGGACGTGGTGAACGGCGGCAGCGGCTTCACCCCGCGCCAGCTCGACGACGTCCGCCGGGTGACTCAGTCGTTCCCCGACCAGACCAGCGCCGACTACCTGCGAACGCTCGGCGTCCGCACGGTGGTGCTGCTACGCGGGCAGGTCGCCGGGACGCCGTGGGAGATCACGATCGACGCCCCGGTCGACTCGCTCGGCATCACCCGACAGGAGATCGACGGAGCCGTAGTCTACCGGCTCTGACCCGTCTTGCGCCGGGCCGTCGGGTCAGGCGGCGGGCCGCCTGCGTGACCACCGCCCGCAGGTGCCGCCAGCGCTCCCGCCATGACACGTCCTGGGCGCCGTCGAGCACGCCGCCGTCCGGGTCGTCCGGGTAGGTGGCCCGCACCGCGTCCAGCTCCGGGTGCAGGATCTCCCGGACGATCAGCACGCAGAGCACCACCACAGTGGTCAGCCGCAACGTGGCGGCCAGCACGAACACGCCCTCCGGGAAGACCGGTCGACTGGTCGCCGCACCGAGCAGTTCGCCGTAGAAGGCGACGAAGTAGCAGACCTCGGCGAACTGCCAGGCCAGGATGGCGCCCCACTTCGGGCGGGCCAGCACCACCAGTGGCAGCAGCCAGAGCACGAACTGCTGGGACCAGACCTTGCTGAAAATGAGGAACGCGGCGACGACCAGGAAGGCGAGCTGGGCCAGCCGCGGTCGGCGCGGCGCCCGCAGCGCGAGAACGGCCACGCCGAGGCAGGCCAGCCCGAACAGGGCGTACGAGATGGTGTTGAGGGTGGGGATGTTGACGTTCAGCCACTCGAACGGGCCGAGCCGGGCGGGGTCGCCGCCGACCTTGCCGTCGAGGTAGCGCCCGATGTACCAGAGCGTGCCCCAGTCGATGGGTCGGGTGCTGTTCAGCTCGAAGAACCGGTCCCAGTTCTCCCGGTACGCCAGCGCGGGGTGCAGGTTCACCAGCACCAGGGCGGCGATGGCGCTGCCGACCGCGATGAGCGCGGCGCGTAGCCGCGCGGCCCGCAGCGCCAGCACCAGGATCGGACCGAGGATGAACAGCGGCCAGAGCTTCGCTGCGCCGGCGAGGCCGAGCAGGACTCCGGCCACCGCCGGTCGTTTCCGGGCCCAGGCCAGCAGGCCGAACGCGGCCAGCCCGATGGCGAGCAGATCCCAGTTGACGGTGGCGGTGAGCACCAGCGCCGGGGCGAGCGCGAACAACGCGGCGTCCCAGGGTCGTCGACGGCGTAGTGCGAGGATCACCGCCACCGTGGCCACCGCGAGCGCGCCCAGCACCAGTGCGTTGAGGTTGTAGAACCACTGGCCCTGGTTGATGCTCGGGTCGCCCTCGCCGAGGGCGTGCACCGGCAGGCCCAGCGCCCCCATGAAGTAGCCGGTCAGCACCGGGTACTCGACCGGGTGGTCGCGGTAGGGCACCTTCCCCTCGTTGAGCCCTTCGGCGTAGTAGAGGGCGAGCACGTCGGTGTAGCAGAACCGGGTGTACTGGGTGTTGTTCTGCCAGGCGCCGTCCTGGCACGGCGACTTCTGCACCCAGTGCAGAGCGAGCGTGAGGCAGGCCAGTGCCAGCACGATCCGGACGGCGGTCCAGAACCGGCGCTCCTGGCCGGCCGGCCGGTCCAGTGCCGTCGCGTGGTCGCCCAGGGGCCCGCCGATCACGCCGGAGATGCCGCGGACGAACCCGTCGGAGCGGGACGGGTGGTCGGTGGTTCCGGCGTCGTCGATGCCGGGCGTCGACTGGGTGCTCATGAAGAGGCATCCTGCCGTACGACCGGGGTGCACGTCCCATCCCGGCGCGCGGATCCGGGTACGGAAACGCTGTCGCCGGCCGAACAGGTCGTCCGGCCGGCGACGGCGTCGTGCAGCGGTGCGGGTCAGTCCCGGTTGGTCGGTGGCAGGCCGGGCAGCAGCCCGCCGCCGTTGCCGCCTGTCCCGGGTCGGCCGGGATCGTGCGGGTTGTTGCCGCCGTTGTTGCCGCCAGGTTGCGTGCAGAACGGATTGGTCAGCGGGTCACATGTCGGCTGACCCGGCAGGCCCGGCAGGCCCCCCGGGGGCGGCGGGGGCGGGGGCGGCTCCTCACCGTTGCCGGAGTCCGGTTCGCCCATGTTCGCCGCTGGCGGGAAGTCGAGCTTGTCCTTGCCCTTCAGCGCCTCGTTCATGAACCGCTCCCAGATGTCACCCGGGAGGTTTCCACCGCTGACCTTGCGCTTGTCCTTGAGGATGAGTGGCTTCCGGTCCTTCACATTGCCCACCCAGACCGCCGTGGCCAACTGCGGCGTGTAGCCGATCATCCAGGCGTCGCCGTTGTCGGAGCTGTCGCCCTTGAGTTCCCAGGTGCCGGTCTTGGAGGCGGCCTTGCGGCCATCGTCGAGGCGGTGGTTGACCGCGGCCGGGTAGTCCTTCAGCACCGACGTCACGTCGGCCACCACGTCCTTGTCGATGCGCGGCTGGGAGTCGAGCTTCTCGCTGCCCTTGGCCACCTTCTCCCACTTGCCGGTGTTCGGGTTCTGCTTCTCCACCGAGTAGAGGAAGTGCGCCTTGTTGTAGACGCCCCCGTTGGCGAAGGTGGCCACACCGTTGGCGTGGTCCAGCACGGTGATCGGGTACTGGCCGTAGCCGACCACGTTGAAGAACGGCTCCGGGGTGATGTCCTCCGGGTCGGCCTTGGTCAGGTCGTACGCCTTAGCCGGGTTGGTGTCGGTACGCCACATGGTGGTGACGCCGGCCTGCTTGGCCATGTCGACGACCTTGGCCGCGCCGATCTCCTCCGTGACGTAGTAGAACGGCACGTTCAGCGACTTGAGCGTGGATACCCTGAGCGTGCAGGAGTTGCCGCAGGAGGGGTTGTCGACGCCGGCGTTGCTGACCTTGAACTTGGTGCCCTCCGGCGTGAAGGCCTTGCCCTTCCATCGGGACTCGAGCGCCTTGCCGGCCTTGAGCGCGGCCGCCAATGTGTAGATCTTGAAGCTCGAGCCGGGCGAGTGACCGCCGCTGATCGCCCCGGTGGAGTCGGTGTTCTTGCCGGCGTAGTCGGTGCCGGTGCCGTTGTCACCGCCGTAGTAGGCGAGCACCCGACCGTTCTTCGGGTCGATCGCGACCACCGCCGCCATCAGGTTGCTCGGCTGGCCTGCCAGCTCGGAGCCCTTGGACTTGCGCTGTGCTGTTTCGACCGCGGCCTTCTGAACCTTGGTGTCGATGGTGGTGCGGATCCGGTAACCGCCGGCCATCAGCGCCTGGGAGCAGAGCGGCTTGGTTTCGGTCACCTGCGTCTCCTTGTCGACGCAGATGCCCCTGTCCCGCATCTCTTCCCGGACGTAGTTGATCACGTTGCCGTACGGCGTGTCGACGCCGAAGTCGACTCCGATGCCGCCCTTCTTCGGTGCCTTGATGTTCTTCGGGTACGCGACGGGCCGCTCCGGC contains:
- a CDS encoding glycosyltransferase family 87 protein, which gives rise to MSTQSTPGIDDAGTTDHPSRSDGFVRGISGVIGGPLGDHATALDRPAGQERRFWTAVRIVLALACLTLALHWVQKSPCQDGAWQNNTQYTRFCYTDVLALYYAEGLNEGKVPYRDHPVEYPVLTGYFMGALGLPVHALGEGDPSINQGQWFYNLNALVLGALAVATVAVILALRRRRPWDAALFALAPALVLTATVNWDLLAIGLAAFGLLAWARKRPAVAGVLLGLAGAAKLWPLFILGPILVLALRAARLRAALIAVGSAIAALVLVNLHPALAYRENWDRFFELNSTRPIDWGTLWYIGRYLDGKVGGDPARLGPFEWLNVNIPTLNTISYALFGLACLGVAVLALRAPRRPRLAQLAFLVVAAFLIFSKVWSQQFVLWLLPLVVLARPKWGAILAWQFAEVCYFVAFYGELLGAATSRPVFPEGVFVLAATLRLTTVVVLCVLIVREILHPELDAVRATYPDDPDGGVLDGAQDVSWRERWRHLRAVVTQAARRLTRRPGARRVRAGRLRLRRSPVG
- a CDS encoding transglycosylase domain-containing protein; translated protein: MGSASVGGRAAVARASVSPVSGGPGGPGGPGGPNGPGRGGRGGRGPGEPAAAARAKKRKRINLLIAGFAVFIMLAGVGVVGFTYYSTNVVLPDEITPPQATTLYAFDNKTPIAKVGDQNRTLVTIDQIPEWVQNAVAAAEDRNFYRHSGVDYKGIARAGWNNLSGGDKQGASTITQQYARNAYDNLKDDTYARKVKEAILASKLNDEYTKPQIMQHYLNVIYFGRGAYGIEAASQTYFGKSVSALKPDEGAVLAALIKQPEPSATHQGYDPAINPTAAQDRWNYVIEGMVKEGWLGVAGKPERPVAYPKNIKAPKKGGIGVDFGVDTPYGNVINYVREEMRDRGICVDKETQVTETKPLCSQALMAGGYRIRTTIDTKVQKAAVETAQRKSKGSELAGQPSNLMAAVVAIDPKNGRVLAYYGGDNGTGTDYAGKNTDSTGAISGGHSPGSSFKIYTLAAALKAGKALESRWKGKAFTPEGTKFKVSNAGVDNPSCGNSCTLRVSTLKSLNVPFYYVTEEIGAAKVVDMAKQAGVTTMWRTDTNPAKAYDLTKADPEDITPEPFFNVVGYGQYPITVLDHANGVATFANGGVYNKAHFLYSVEKQNPNTGKWEKVAKGSEKLDSQPRIDKDVVADVTSVLKDYPAAVNHRLDDGRKAASKTGTWELKGDSSDNGDAWMIGYTPQLATAVWVGNVKDRKPLILKDKRKVSGGNLPGDIWERFMNEALKGKDKLDFPPAANMGEPDSGNGEEPPPPPPPPGGLPGLPGQPTCDPLTNPFCTQPGGNNGGNNPHDPGRPGTGGNGGGLLPGLPPTNRD